Proteins encoded together in one Candidatus Nitrosocaldus cavascurensis window:
- the pyrI gene encoding aspartate carbamoyltransferase regulatory subunit, with the protein MSATTEEQLLVRRIREGTVIDHIDAGKALLVLKALGITGREGNVITVAMNVPSVKLGKKDIIKIENRLLAVDETNKIALIAPRATINIVSEYRVKEKRRVELPDLLIGVFNCPNPSCVSNAEKSIASRIEVIDREKQKLRCWYCGRMLEANELISSIY; encoded by the coding sequence ATGTCAGCAACAACAGAGGAGCAACTCCTAGTTAGGAGGATAAGGGAGGGTACTGTTATAGATCATATAGATGCGGGTAAGGCACTACTCGTACTTAAGGCTCTAGGCATAACTGGCAGGGAAGGTAATGTTATTACAGTAGCGATGAACGTGCCTAGCGTAAAGCTTGGGAAGAAGGATATAATCAAGATAGAGAATAGGTTGCTTGCTGTAGATGAGACCAACAAGATAGCACTTATAGCACCTAGGGCAACAATAAATATAGTTAGTGAGTATAGAGTTAAGGAGAAGAGGAGGGTAGAGCTACCAGATCTGCTGATAGGTGTATTCAATTGCCCAAACCCATCATGTGTAAGCAATGCAGAGAAGAGCATAGCAAGCAGGATAGAGGTTATAGATAGAGAGAAACAAAAATTAAGGTGTTGGTACTGTGGCAGGATGTTAGAGGCTAACGAGTTGATATCAAGCATCTATTGA
- a CDS encoding V-type ATP synthase subunit D, with protein MSFSSRSIVPTKIELIRFKRSLKVAKMVHKILDDKREVLLKRIDEMIEEASKAREEIWAPLQDVYDAVRDAYLTLGTNTVEAIASLTPPSMEVDVNVRRIVDVKVPTLQVAYKDSKAVLSYSFADTNAAVDKAARLIKNLLPGIYKAAEYENAIFSLAKELERTQRLINALEYVIVPYYEHAIKFIGHVLEEREREEFVRLKKVKSTLEKKKGMAAGVEALSKGEEGEEKEKEKEEVALAR; from the coding sequence ATGTCATTCTCTAGCAGGAGTATAGTCCCAACAAAGATAGAACTCATAAGGTTCAAGCGCTCTCTCAAGGTTGCAAAGATGGTACACAAGATACTTGATGACAAGCGTGAGGTTCTATTGAAGAGGATAGATGAGATGATAGAGGAGGCAAGCAAGGCTAGAGAAGAGATATGGGCACCACTGCAGGATGTGTACGATGCAGTTAGGGATGCATATCTCACACTTGGTACAAACACTGTAGAGGCAATAGCATCCCTAACCCCTCCATCCATGGAGGTTGATGTGAACGTTAGACGCATCGTTGATGTTAAGGTACCAACACTGCAGGTAGCATACAAGGATAGCAAGGCAGTACTCTCATACAGCTTTGCTGATACCAATGCAGCAGTTGACAAGGCTGCTAGACTGATAAAGAACCTACTTCCAGGTATATACAAGGCTGCAGAGTACGAGAATGCAATATTCAGTCTAGCAAAGGAACTGGAGAGGACACAGAGGCTCATAAACGCTCTAGAGTATGTTATAGTGCCATACTACGAGCATGCAATAAAGTTCATAGGCCATGTGCTTGAGGAGAGGGAGAGGGAGGAGTTTGTGAGGCTCAAGAAGGTCAAGAGTACCCTTGAGAAGAAGAAGGGTATGGCTGCAGGGGTTGAGGCTTTGAGTAAGGGTGAGGAAGGGGAGGAGAAGGAGAAGGAAAAGGAGGAGGTAGCATTAGCAAGATGA
- a CDS encoding V-type ATP synthase subunit B: MVEVGVEYTKVSEIRGPLLIVEGISKASFDELVEIETIDGIKRLGKVLEVGQGKAVIQVFEGTTGLSVKGTRARFLGKTMEVPVSQELLGRIFDGLGRPIDGLPEPIAEEFRDVNGAPINPERREYPRDFIQTGVSVIDGMLTLVRGQKLPIFSGSGMPHNILAAQIARQATVVGSGEEFAVVFAAIGVQYSEAQYFKRSLEESGALRRSTLFLNLADDPAIERIITPRVALTVAEYLAFDLNMHVLVILTDMTNYAEALREISAAREEVPGRKGYPGYLYTDLATIYERAGRIKNIKGSITQMPILSMPADDITHPIPDLTGYITEGQIVLSRDLFRRDIYPPVGVLMSLSRLMKDGVGEGKTRADHMEVSNQLYDAYARAQEVRALSEIVGKAGLTGVDLKYLDFGDAFEQQFLKQSVDENRTLEETLRRAWDVLSTLPEGELTKIKEVHIKKYYKARG; the protein is encoded by the coding sequence TTGGTTGAGGTTGGTGTTGAGTACACAAAGGTTAGTGAGATAAGGGGACCATTGCTGATAGTTGAGGGTATAAGCAAGGCATCGTTTGATGAGCTTGTAGAGATAGAGACCATAGATGGGATAAAGAGGTTAGGCAAGGTACTGGAGGTAGGGCAGGGCAAGGCGGTCATCCAGGTCTTTGAGGGTACAACAGGGTTGAGTGTTAAAGGTACTAGGGCAAGGTTCCTAGGTAAGACCATGGAGGTCCCAGTATCACAGGAGTTACTTGGTAGGATATTCGATGGTCTTGGAAGGCCAATAGATGGGCTTCCAGAGCCTATAGCAGAGGAGTTCAGGGATGTGAATGGTGCACCAATCAACCCTGAGAGGAGGGAGTACCCTAGAGACTTCATACAGACTGGTGTATCTGTGATAGATGGTATGTTAACACTGGTTAGAGGACAGAAGTTACCAATATTCTCAGGTTCTGGTATGCCCCACAACATCCTTGCTGCACAGATTGCAAGGCAGGCAACAGTTGTAGGTAGTGGGGAGGAGTTTGCAGTTGTCTTCGCTGCCATAGGCGTGCAATACAGTGAGGCTCAGTACTTCAAGCGTAGCCTTGAGGAGAGTGGAGCACTTAGGAGGAGCACGCTCTTCCTTAACCTTGCAGATGACCCAGCAATAGAGAGGATAATAACACCTAGGGTAGCATTAACAGTTGCAGAGTATCTAGCATTCGATCTTAACATGCATGTCCTTGTCATACTTACTGATATGACCAATTATGCTGAAGCATTGAGGGAGATAAGCGCTGCGAGAGAAGAGGTTCCAGGGAGGAAGGGTTACCCAGGTTATCTATACACAGACCTCGCAACGATATATGAGAGGGCAGGTAGGATAAAGAATATCAAGGGAAGCATAACACAGATGCCAATACTCTCAATGCCAGCAGATGATATAACCCATCCAATACCAGACCTAACAGGCTATATAACTGAAGGGCAGATAGTGCTTAGCAGGGATCTATTCAGGAGGGATATATATCCTCCAGTTGGTGTGCTAATGAGTCTAAGCAGGCTCATGAAGGATGGTGTAGGAGAGGGTAAGACTAGAGCAGATCACATGGAGGTTAGTAACCAGTTGTATGATGCATATGCTAGGGCTCAAGAAGTTAGGGCATTATCAGAGATAGTTGGGAAGGCAGGGCTTACAGGCGTTGACCTTAAGTACCTTGACTTTGGTGATGCATTTGAGCAGCAGTTCCTCAAGCAGAGTGTTGATGAGAATAGAACGTTAGAGGAGACGCTGAGGAGGGCATGGGATGTACTCTCAACCCTTCCAGAGGGTGAGTTGACAAAGATAAAGGAAGTGCATATAAAGAAGTACTACAAGGCTAGGGGGTAG
- a CDS encoding V-type ATP synthase subunit I — translation MPLVKLQKVSLILPRKEAADAINRLAELEWFHPINKESHYTNPDIDDLLLDASRLLQSIEDVVKSLNIQLETGVLDTMFKGAPNIKTKLVISDLEDLIKDLEARSKPIIEEARSLLTEHNRVSKVLEEYKGIREVLRTASNINMNIDTMSMMKRFYASIFIVGKNDVAEIERSLEGVYVKSIGSSELNTTLLVISTREDAEKVVKVFRTFDVHPFTIPKGLSQNPSEAYAQVEKGIAEYERKKEEVEEAIERFKANVTPTMLSLHEGAKAAKDVLETMRKPAGTKNFALIEGYIPASMEKRFRELSKDWVCIVEDVSEDNPDSPTLMQNPTYMRTFEVITSQQGIPVRKENDPTPMIAFVWPVFYGLMFADFGQGFLLFLLGMLLRVRGVGSIRSWGTLLAASGLGATIAGLITGEVFGWHIDKFAVFEPLLHTQLGYIIGILDVSELSIEQVLRVLEVSVAIGVAHLVSAFILRIIKGFREGKGFESITVHIPSLIGYLSVVALILSAIGAGYDVIGMFSLTGIRHEEPVPWITPILGDWARVEIVADAAVTALIASMVIQLLGHMIEARRHAHGGEGEESGMIGAVMEAFFIRPLEWLSHTISYSRLGIMLIVHVALMVTINSAYIQFESQGNIGGGIAVLAGGNLGVMMLEGLIVYIQAIRLHLYEWFPKWYSGEGTEFRKIVPRMLYTIFIWEGKDKAMRDAGDDERKRVARASSSGISG, via the coding sequence ATGCCACTGGTCAAATTGCAAAAGGTTAGCCTCATCTTGCCTAGAAAGGAGGCTGCAGATGCCATAAACAGGCTAGCGGAACTGGAGTGGTTCCATCCAATAAACAAGGAGTCACACTACACTAATCCAGACATAGATGATCTCCTGCTAGATGCTAGCAGATTGCTCCAATCAATAGAGGATGTTGTAAAATCACTCAACATCCAACTGGAGACTGGAGTGCTTGATACTATGTTCAAGGGTGCACCAAACATCAAGACCAAGCTTGTGATATCTGATCTTGAGGATCTTATAAAGGACTTGGAGGCTAGGAGCAAGCCAATCATTGAGGAGGCTAGATCACTACTAACTGAGCATAACAGGGTAAGCAAGGTGCTTGAGGAGTATAAGGGCATAAGGGAGGTTCTAAGGACAGCATCCAACATAAACATGAACATAGATACCATGAGTATGATGAAGAGGTTCTACGCATCCATATTCATAGTAGGCAAGAACGATGTTGCAGAGATAGAGAGGAGCCTTGAAGGTGTATATGTTAAGAGCATAGGCTCAAGTGAGTTGAATACAACACTATTGGTTATAAGCACTAGGGAAGATGCAGAGAAGGTTGTTAAGGTATTCAGAACATTCGATGTACATCCATTCACAATACCCAAGGGGTTATCTCAGAACCCAAGCGAGGCATATGCACAGGTTGAGAAGGGTATAGCAGAGTATGAGAGGAAGAAGGAAGAGGTGGAAGAGGCTATAGAGAGGTTCAAGGCTAATGTTACACCAACCATGCTCTCACTCCATGAGGGTGCAAAGGCAGCAAAGGATGTACTCGAGACTATGCGCAAACCAGCAGGCACAAAGAACTTTGCACTCATAGAGGGTTACATACCTGCAAGTATGGAGAAGAGGTTCAGAGAACTCAGCAAGGACTGGGTATGCATAGTTGAGGATGTTAGTGAGGATAACCCAGACTCCCCAACACTTATGCAGAATCCAACGTACATGAGGACGTTCGAGGTTATAACATCCCAGCAAGGTATACCTGTAAGGAAGGAGAACGATCCTACCCCAATGATAGCATTTGTATGGCCAGTATTCTATGGTCTCATGTTTGCTGACTTTGGTCAAGGCTTCCTGCTCTTCCTGCTAGGCATGCTCTTGAGGGTTAGAGGTGTTGGTAGCATAAGGAGTTGGGGCACACTACTTGCTGCAAGTGGGCTTGGTGCTACAATTGCAGGCTTGATAACTGGGGAGGTCTTTGGCTGGCATATAGACAAATTTGCTGTATTTGAGCCATTGCTTCATACACAGTTAGGCTATATAATAGGCATACTTGATGTATCAGAACTCAGCATAGAGCAGGTGCTTAGGGTGCTTGAGGTATCAGTAGCTATAGGTGTAGCACATCTTGTCAGTGCATTCATCCTTAGGATAATAAAGGGCTTCAGGGAAGGGAAGGGGTTCGAATCCATAACTGTACACATACCATCGCTCATAGGTTATCTATCGGTAGTAGCATTGATACTCTCTGCCATAGGTGCTGGGTACGATGTCATAGGGATGTTCAGCCTTACAGGGATCAGGCATGAGGAGCCTGTGCCATGGATAACACCCATACTTGGTGACTGGGCAAGGGTTGAGATAGTTGCAGATGCTGCAGTTACAGCACTAATAGCAAGCATGGTAATACAGTTGCTAGGACACATGATTGAGGCTAGGAGGCATGCGCATGGTGGAGAGGGTGAGGAGAGCGGGATGATAGGAGCTGTTATGGAGGCATTCTTCATAAGGCCGTTGGAGTGGCTCTCACATACGATAAGTTACAGCAGATTGGGGATAATGCTCATAGTCCATGTTGCTTTAATGGTTACTATAAACAGCGCATACATCCAGTTTGAGAGCCAAGGTAACATAGGAGGGGGTATAGCAGTGCTAGCAGGGGGTAACCTTGGTGTTATGATGCTTGAGGGGCTCATAGTATACATACAGGCAATAAGGCTGCACCTGTACGAGTGGTTCCCCAAGTGGTACTCTGGCGAGGGAACAGAGTTCAGGAAGATAGTGCCTAGGATGCTCTACACAATATTCATCTGGGAGGGCAAGGATAAAGCCATGAGAGATGCAGGTGATGATGAGAGGAAGAGAGTTGCTAGGGCTAGTAGTAGCGGTATTAGCGGTTAG
- the pyrB gene encoding aspartate carbamoyltransferase produces MDNPFYRRDVISTRDIARDELEMLFKATDRIREMSMQERLSICKGKVLCYLFFEPSTRTRLSFEIAMASIGGTSIGIASGKESSMEKGESLVDTIRVVDSYSDVIVLRHWLDGSARLAAEVAEKPVINAGSGAEEHPTQAMLDLYTMMKEKGRIDGLKIGIVGDLKYSRTVYSLLYALARYSVEVHLIAPPMLRIRRESLYALDSLHIKEHDSIDEVIDVLDVIYVTRIQRERFPDPHEYEKVKHSYIIDGRVLEDAKSDAILLHPLPRVDEVAYEVDSDSRARYFKQASYGKDVRAALLALIINPNLPV; encoded by the coding sequence ATGGATAACCCGTTCTATAGAAGGGATGTGATCTCAACTAGGGATATAGCAAGGGATGAGTTAGAGATGCTCTTCAAGGCAACTGATAGGATAAGGGAGATGAGCATGCAGGAGAGGCTAAGCATATGCAAGGGAAAGGTTCTCTGCTACCTATTCTTTGAGCCTAGCACTAGAACAAGGCTGAGTTTTGAGATAGCAATGGCATCCATAGGTGGTACAAGCATAGGTATAGCAAGTGGCAAAGAGTCATCCATGGAGAAGGGGGAGAGCCTTGTTGATACTATAAGGGTTGTTGACTCGTACAGTGATGTTATAGTGCTTAGGCATTGGCTTGATGGCTCTGCAAGATTGGCAGCAGAGGTTGCAGAGAAGCCAGTTATAAATGCTGGGAGTGGAGCAGAGGAGCACCCAACACAGGCAATGCTTGATCTATACACGATGATGAAGGAGAAGGGTAGGATAGATGGACTCAAGATTGGTATAGTTGGAGACTTGAAGTACAGTAGAACTGTATACTCTCTACTCTATGCTCTTGCTAGATATAGTGTGGAGGTACATCTTATAGCACCACCAATGCTTAGGATACGGAGGGAATCCCTTTATGCATTAGACTCCTTGCACATCAAGGAGCATGATTCTATAGATGAGGTTATAGATGTGCTGGATGTTATATACGTAACAAGGATACAGAGGGAGAGGTTCCCAGATCCACATGAGTATGAGAAGGTAAAGCATAGTTACATAATAGATGGTAGAGTGCTAGAAGATGCAAAGAGCGATGCTATACTGCTCCATCCATTGCCTAGGGTTGATGAGGTAGCATATGAGGTTGATTCTGATTCAAGGGCAAGGTACTTCAAGCAGGCCTCCTATGGCAAGGATGTTAGGGCAGCACTACTAGCATTGATCATAAACCCAAATCTCCCAGTATAA
- a CDS encoding ATP synthase subunit C, with amino-acid sequence MAITMMLTVAAGSAFAQEEQVAKTVVGEQMLGAAIAFGLAALGAGLGLGYVGAAALAAISENPKIQSRVFIFIGMVESIAIYGLVVVFIILGQ; translated from the coding sequence ATGGCAATAACGATGATGCTAACAGTAGCAGCAGGAAGTGCTTTTGCACAGGAGGAGCAGGTAGCAAAGACTGTTGTGGGAGAGCAGATGCTTGGTGCTGCAATAGCATTTGGGCTTGCAGCACTTGGAGCAGGACTAGGTCTGGGTTACGTTGGTGCTGCAGCACTTGCAGCAATAAGCGAGAACCCAAAGATCCAGTCTAGGGTATTCATATTCATAGGTATGGTAGAGTCTATAGCAATATACGGTCTAGTGGTAGTCTTCATAATACTAGGGCAGTAA
- a CDS encoding winged helix-turn-helix domain-containing protein — protein MDKRNRFEIVADILTVLEREGAMYKTQIANKCNLDTRMLGRYIDMLLDARLITHDPDQPRAFIITDEGRRYLILYRRIKQMLSDYEFNLH, from the coding sequence ATGGATAAGAGGAACAGGTTTGAGATAGTTGCAGATATACTTACAGTGCTGGAGAGAGAAGGAGCCATGTATAAGACACAGATAGCCAACAAGTGCAATCTAGATACAAGGATGCTAGGCAGGTATATAGATATGCTTCTAGATGCAAGGCTTATAACACATGATCCAGATCAACCTAGAGCATTCATCATAACAGATGAGGGGAGGAGGTATCTCATACTCTACAGGAGGATAAAGCAGATGCTATCTGATTATGAATTCAACTTGCACTGA
- a CDS encoding V-type ATPase subunit: MAPLSLPNRIFGTVKSFATKGSLLSREVLEMLAESRDMDEFIVRLKNTRYVDAVSRLQRPYTAVAVEGALREDLVNFHSSLANVARESELLNTYFIRYIIYNLKVILKAKALNRSYEEILPYVNMRAEELLGRRDVVVKALVAKDLDEAVASLAGNEFGEDVQSAVNVYKEKRDLQVFDTFLDHTFYLMLARALAAHWRDSDVKGIIVPEIDAYNILAILRAKFWNLEEEQIRRLVVSKVPAIDLYKPGSSIMPLNPVRLPTLTVESMQKMISAESVSSAIAELANTAYRNLVPQPQQYTSDIDAIAILEKNLEDMLYSRYIATYHSMFKHSTIIAALKLRALEVRNLSAIATGIEQKMTPEVIMKKLYLPYLQQR; the protein is encoded by the coding sequence TTGGCACCACTTAGCCTACCAAACAGGATATTTGGCACTGTAAAATCATTTGCTACCAAGGGTTCCCTACTCTCTAGGGAAGTGCTTGAGATGCTTGCAGAGTCAAGGGATATGGATGAGTTCATAGTAAGGCTTAAGAACACAAGGTACGTTGATGCTGTATCTAGGCTACAGAGACCATACACTGCTGTTGCTGTAGAGGGTGCTCTAAGGGAGGATCTTGTGAACTTCCACTCAAGTCTAGCAAACGTTGCTAGAGAATCTGAACTGCTCAATACATACTTTATAAGGTACATAATATACAACCTGAAGGTTATACTTAAGGCAAAGGCACTAAACAGATCCTATGAGGAGATACTCCCTTACGTGAATATGCGTGCTGAAGAACTCCTTGGTAGAAGGGATGTTGTTGTTAAAGCACTGGTAGCAAAGGATCTGGATGAGGCAGTAGCAAGCCTTGCAGGGAATGAGTTTGGGGAGGATGTGCAGAGTGCTGTGAATGTGTACAAGGAGAAGAGAGATCTGCAGGTATTCGATACATTCCTAGATCACACATTCTACCTTATGCTTGCTAGGGCTCTTGCAGCACATTGGCGTGACTCTGATGTAAAGGGTATAATAGTGCCTGAGATAGATGCGTATAACATACTTGCCATACTAAGAGCAAAGTTCTGGAATCTTGAGGAGGAGCAGATAAGGAGGCTGGTTGTAAGCAAGGTACCAGCCATAGACCTCTACAAGCCTGGCAGCTCTATAATGCCACTCAACCCAGTAAGACTCCCAACCCTGACTGTTGAGAGTATGCAGAAGATGATATCTGCAGAGAGTGTTAGCAGTGCAATTGCTGAGTTGGCAAACACAGCGTATAGGAACCTTGTACCACAACCACAGCAGTATACAAGTGATATAGATGCTATAGCAATCCTTGAAAAGAACCTTGAGGATATGCTGTACAGCAGGTACATAGCAACTTATCATTCCATGTTCAAGCACTCAACCATAATAGCAGCGCTGAAGTTAAGGGCGCTAGAGGTTAGGAACCTCTCTGCTATAGCAACGGGCATAGAGCAGAAGATGACTCCTGAGGTAATAATGAAGAAGTTGTATCTGCCTTACCTTCAACAACGCTAA